The Dendropsophus ebraccatus isolate aDenEbr1 chromosome 3, aDenEbr1.pat, whole genome shotgun sequence genome includes a region encoding these proteins:
- the LOC138786205 gene encoding betaine--homocysteine S-methyltransferase 1 — MAPTGPKSGQAKKGLLERLDAGEVVIGDGGFVFALEKRGFVKAGPWTPEAAVEHPEAVRQLHREFLRAGANVMQTFTFYASDDKLENRGNYVAEKISGQKVNEAACDIAREVANEGDALVAGGVSQTPSYLSCKSETEVKAIFRKQLDVFVKKNVDFLIAEYFEHVEEAVWAVEVLKESGKPVAATLCIGPEGDLNGVSPGECAVRLAKAGASVVGVNCHFDPMTCVETVRLMKEGLAAAKVKAHLMTQPLAYHTPDCGKQGFIDLPEFPFALEPRIVTRWDIHKYARAAYDLGVRYIGGCCGFEPYHTRAIAEELAPERGFLPAGSEKHGSWASGLDMHTKPWVRARARREYWEQLKPASGRPYCPSMAKPDAWGVTKGDKELMQQREATTEQQLKQLFSKQSFKTN; from the exons ATGGCACCAACCGGACCTAAGAGTGGCCAGGCCAAAAAG GGACTTCTGGAGCGTCTTGATGCCGGGGAAGTTGTTATCGGAGATGGGGGCTTTGTGTTTGCCTTGGAGAAAAGAGGTTTCGTCAAAGCTGGACCATGGACTCCTGAAGCTGCAGTGGAACACCCGGAGGCAG TCCGTCAGCTACATAGAGAATTCCTCAGAGCTGGAGCAAATGTAATGCAGACGTTCACCTTCTATGCCAGTGACGATAAACTGGAGAACAGAGGGAACTATGTGGCAGAGAAGATCTCA GGCCAGAAAGTTAATGAAGCGGCTTGTGACATTGCAAGAGAGGTTGCAAATGAAGGTGATGCATTGGTGGCAGGAGGTGTCAGCCAAACCCCTTCATATTTAAGCTGCAAGAGTGAGACTGAGGTCAAAGCTATATTTCGCAAACAGCTGGATGTATTCGTCAAAAAGAATGTGGACTTTCTCATCGCTGAG TACTTTGAACATGTGGAAGAAGCTGTGTGGGCAGTAGAAGTGCTAAAAGAGTCCGGGAAGCCAGTTGCAGCTACATTATGCATTGGTCCAGAAGGAGACCTGAATGGTGTATCCCCTGGAGAGTGTGCTGTCAGGCTGGCGAAAGCTg GGGCCTCTGTGGTTGGAGTCAATTGCCATTTTGACCCCATGACCTGTGTGGAAACAGTGAGACTGATGAAGGAAGGCCTGGCTGCGGCCAAGGTCAAGGCTCATCTCATGACACAACCGCTTGCGTATCACACCCCTGACTGTGGCAAGCAAGGCTTCATTGACCtgccagagttcccttttg CCCTGGAACCCCGCATTGTGACCAGATGGGACATCCATAAGTATGCCAGAGCAGCCTACGATCTTGGAGTCCGATACATTGGCGGCTGTTGTGGGTTTGAGCCGTACCATACCAGAGCTATAGCGGAGGAGCTGGCTCCTGAGAGAGGATTCTTACCAGCAGGTTCCGAGAAACATGGCAGCTGGGCCAGCGGACTGGACATGCATACTAAGCCCTGGGTTCGAGCAAG GGCCAGGCGGGAGTATTGGGAGCAGCTGAAACCAGCATCGGGGAGACCCTATTGTCCTTCTATGGCAAAGCCTGATGCCTGGGGAGTGACCAAAGGAGACAAGGAACTGATGCAGCAGAGAGAGGCGACTACTGAGCAACAGCTTAAACAACTATTTTCAAAGCAATCCTTTAAGACCAACTAG